Proteins encoded by one window of Salvia splendens isolate huo1 chromosome 5, SspV2, whole genome shotgun sequence:
- the LOC121802786 gene encoding 14 kDa zinc-binding protein-like isoform X2, with product MNSLYLLRGAISLRAFNFIKTANQTAQIQNASIRSPLRFRRVLSSVRATSDEELAAAAAAANADSGAPTIFDKIISKEIPSSIVYEDESVLAFRDISPQAPVHVLVIPKLCDGLTQLGKAEKRHEEILGQLLHAAKIVAEKEGISDGFRVVINSGASACQSVYHLHLHVLGGRQMKWPPG from the exons ATGAATTCCCTCTACTTGTTGCG CGGCGCCATTTCTCTTCGAGCATTCAACTTTATCAAAACAGCTAATCAAACTGCCCAGATTCAGAATGCA tCTATTCGTAGCCCTCTTCGGTTCCGCAG GGTTTTGTCATCTGTAAGAGCTACAAGCGATGAAGAgttggctgctgctgctgccgccgccAATGCTGATAGCGGCGCCCCAACAAT ATTTGACAAGATTATTTCTAAGGAGATCCCATCTTCAATTGTGTATGAGGATGAATCGGTTCTTGCCTTTCGAGACATTAGCCCACAGGCCCCGGTTCATGTTCTAGTCATTCCAAAGCTATGCGATGGTTTAACCCAGCTTGGGAAG GCTGAAAAAAGGCATGAAGAGATATTGGGGCAGCTTCTTCATGCTGCTAAGATAGTGGCGGAGAAAGAAGGGATCAGTGATGGTTTTCGTGTCGTCATTAACAGTGGCGCATCTGCCT GTCAATCTGTTTACCATCTTCACCTACATGTTCTTGGAGGGAGACAGATGAAATGGCCACCTGGTTAA
- the LOC121802786 gene encoding 14 kDa zinc-binding protein-like isoform X1, with translation MNSLYLLRDVVENSGAISLRAFNFIKTANQTAQIQNASIRSPLRFRRVLSSVRATSDEELAAAAAAANADSGAPTIFDKIISKEIPSSIVYEDESVLAFRDISPQAPVHVLVIPKLCDGLTQLGKAEKRHEEILGQLLHAAKIVAEKEGISDGFRVVINSGASACQSVYHLHLHVLGGRQMKWPPG, from the exons ATGAATTCCCTCTACTTGTTGCG CGACGTTGTTGAAAACAGCGGCGCCATTTCTCTTCGAGCATTCAACTTTATCAAAACAGCTAATCAAACTGCCCAGATTCAGAATGCA tCTATTCGTAGCCCTCTTCGGTTCCGCAG GGTTTTGTCATCTGTAAGAGCTACAAGCGATGAAGAgttggctgctgctgctgccgccgccAATGCTGATAGCGGCGCCCCAACAAT ATTTGACAAGATTATTTCTAAGGAGATCCCATCTTCAATTGTGTATGAGGATGAATCGGTTCTTGCCTTTCGAGACATTAGCCCACAGGCCCCGGTTCATGTTCTAGTCATTCCAAAGCTATGCGATGGTTTAACCCAGCTTGGGAAG GCTGAAAAAAGGCATGAAGAGATATTGGGGCAGCTTCTTCATGCTGCTAAGATAGTGGCGGAGAAAGAAGGGATCAGTGATGGTTTTCGTGTCGTCATTAACAGTGGCGCATCTGCCT GTCAATCTGTTTACCATCTTCACCTACATGTTCTTGGAGGGAGACAGATGAAATGGCCACCTGGTTAA
- the LOC121805851 gene encoding protein NARROW LEAF 1-like, whose protein sequence is MDSSAHNSGSSELGLDLDLEREYDINLNLPGSSPPPLQSFTAGGSESNAAYFSWPACRIGDAAEDRAHYFGNLQKGVMPEIHGGRPMGLQATTLLELMTIRAFHSKLLRRFTLGTAIGLRIRRGCLTNIPAILIFVGRKVHRQWLNPAECLPTALEGPGGVWCEVDVVEFSYYRAPAATPKEQFYTELVDGFGGSDPCIGSGSQVASQETFGTLGAIVRSRTGNRQVGFLTNRHVAVDLDFPSQKMFHPLPPSLGPGVYLGAVERATSFISDDRWYDTFAGTNPETFVHADGAFIPFADDFNMRNATTLVKGIGEIGKVNQIDLQCRVESLVGRQVVKVGRSSGLTSGTIMAYSLEYNDEKGMCFFTDFLVVGENQHTFDLEGDSGSLILLTGTNGEKPCPVGIIWGGTSNRGRLKLKVGQPPENWTSGVDLGRLLDLLELDLITCAQGLQDALQEQRSASGARDSTSGPIEWAAAKNKSEDNYDIHALSIPQASSDDDSPPLFRNDEFHIESRLEAAPVIEHQFIERFSGESSANQEERDSESAQEISVCLQLGEAECKKRKLSDSPKSN, encoded by the exons ATGGATTCAAGTGCACATAACTCTGGTTCCTCTGAACTGggtttggatttggatttggagaGGGAGTATGACATCAATCTCAATCTCCCCGGTTCAAGTCCACCGCCATTGCAGAGCTTCACCGCAGGAGGCTCCGAGAGCAATGCTGCTTACTTCTCATGGCCAGCTTGTAGGATAGGTGATGCAGCAGAGGATAGAGCACATTACTTTGGAAATCTTCAAAAGGGGGTTATGCCTGAGATTCATGGGGGGCGCCCAATGGGTTTGCAGGCCACTACCTTGCTCGAGCTGATGACTATTAGGGCGTTTCACAGCAAGCTTCTGAGGCGGTTTACTCTCGGTACAGCCATTGGGCTTCGTATCCGGAGGGGCTGTTTAACTAATATACCGGCTATACTTATCTTTGTTGgtagaaaagttcacaggcaatgGCTCAACCCTGCTGAATGCCTACCTACAGCTCTTGAG GGACCTGGAGGTGTTTGGTGTGAAGTTGATGTGGTCGAATTCTCCTACTATCGAGCTCCTGCAGCTACCCCGAAAGAGCAGTTCTACACCGAGCTAGTGGATGGATTTGGTGGGAGTGATCCATGCATTGGATCTGGTTCTCAG GTTGCTAGCCAAGAAACCTTTGGAACATTAGGTGCAATTGTTAGAAGCAGAACAGGAAATAGGCAGGTTGGTTTCCTCACAAATAGGCATGTAGCTGTGGATCTTGACTTCCCGAGTCAAAAAATGTTCCATCCGTTGCCACCAAGCCTCGGACCGGGTGTCTATCTAGGCGCAGTCGAGAGAGCTACTTCCTTCATCAGTGATGATCGTTGGTATGACACTTTTGCAGGAACAAATCCAG AGACATTTGTACATGCTGATGGCGCCTTTATCCCATTCGCGGATGACTTCAATATGAGAAACGCCACCACACTCGTGAAAGGCATAGGCGAGATAGGCAAAGTGAACCAAATCGACCTGCAGTGTCGCGTGGAGAGCCTCGTTGGGAGGCAAGTTGTGAAAGTTGGGAGGAGTTCTGGTCTGACAAGTGGTACTATAATGGCCTATTCTCTAGAATACAACGATGAAAAAGGGATGTGTTTCTTCACTGATTTTCTTGTTGTTGGAGAGAATCAGCACACCTTTGATCTTGAAGGTGACAGTGGCAGCCTCATACTATTAACCGGCACCAATGGCGAAAAGCCCTGCCCCGTTGGGATCATTTGGGGCGGGACATCTAACCGGGGCCGTTTGAAGTTGAAAGTAGGCCAGCCTCCGGAGAATTGGACCAGCGGAGTTGATTTAGGGCGTCTCCTTGATCTCCTTGAACTTGATCTCATCACTTGTGCACAAGGCCTTCAAGATGCTCTGCAGGAGCAGAGGAGTGCATCGGGTGCACGAGACTCGACTTCTGGGCCGATAGAGTGGGCTGCGGCTAAGAATAAGTCTGAGGACAACTACGACATTCATGCTCTAAGCATTCCTCAGGCTTCTAGCGATGATGATTCACCGCCCTTGTTTAGGAACGACGAGTTTCACATCGAGAGTCGTCTTGAGGCAGCTCCTGTGATCGAGCATCAGTTCATCGAGAGGTTTTCGGGCGAATCTTCAGCAAACCAAGAGGAGAGGGATAGTGAGAGTGCACAAGAAATTTCTGTTTGTTTGCAGTTAGGTGAAGCAGAATGTAAGAAAAGAAAGTTATCTGATTCGCCTAAATCAAACTAG
- the LOC121802724 gene encoding protein PHLOEM PROTEIN 2-LIKE A9-like, translating into MSTPTPHHVGAPSLELKLDQKKMEIKPKDLSIVWGKDNRYWSIPDDGAAAELYQVSWLEVTGCVSKTEPGKEYEVGFQLSFTADAFGWSGSPVYILVKRGKTAKFKGHKFSLDTSKESEEIKAKIDAINNNSTTDEAEDANAKEENSKVYFGLYEVWRGKWKGGLKIHHAFIQEVN; encoded by the exons ATGTCTACCCCTACTCCTCACCATGTTGGAGCACCATCACTAGAATTGAAG CTTGATCAAAAAAAGATGGAAATCAAACCCAAAGACCTCAGCATCGTTTGGGGCAAAGACAATCGATACTGGAGCATCCCAGATGATGG GGCCGCGGCAGAGCTGTACCAGGTGTCGTGGCTGGAGGTGACGGGTTGCGTGAGCAAAACCGAACCGGGTAAGGAGTACGAAGTCGGGTTTCAACTATCGTTCACGGCGGATGCATTCGGGTGGAGCGGCTCTCCGGTTTACATTTTGGTGAAGAGAGGGAAAACCGCCAAATTCAAAGGGCATAAGTTCTCCCTCGACACCTCAAAAGAGAGCGAGGAAATCAAGGCCAAGATTGATGCAATCAATAATAATTCAACCACAGATGAAGCTGAAGATGCAAATGCAAAAGAGGAGAATTCAAAGGTTTATTTTGGTTTGTATGAAGTTTGGCGTGGCAAGTGGAAGGGAGGCCTCAAGATTCATCATGCTTTTATACAAGAAGTCAATTGA
- the LOC121802720 gene encoding peptidyl-prolyl cis-trans isomerase FKBP17-1, chloroplastic-like isoform X2, giving the protein MALQSYRFHFAAIRFSPLNVPPNELYATQSPPPPPAARRRAFSLFTITTFLSFSNSNMASWSKPEISDFFELPNSGGVKALDLRMGDDAGETPSSGDTVVIHYYGRLAAKQGWRFDSTYDHKDENGDPLPFQFVLASGKVISGIESAVRSMKVGGIRRVVIPPSQGYQNTSQEPIPPNPMVKAQPWGHSYLIWSWSV; this is encoded by the exons ATGGCGCTTCAATCCTATCGTTTCCATTTTGCCGCCATCCGCTTTTCTCCGCTTAACGTTCCGCCAAACGAATTATACGCCACCCAATccccacctccaccacctgcaGCAAGAAGAAGAGCTTTCTCACTCTTTACAATTACCACGTTTTTGTCCTTCTCCAATTCAAATATGGCTAGCTGGTCCAAACCCGAGATTTCGGACTTCTTCGAGCTTCCAAACTCCGGCGGCGTCAAGGCCCTAGACCTCCGGATGGGTGACGACGCCGGCGAAACTCCATCCTCCGGCGATACG GTCGTGATTCATTACTATGGAAGATTGGCAGCGAAGCAGGGATGGCGATTCGATTCCACTTACGATCATAAAGATGAGAACGGAGATCCCCTTCCTTTTCAATTTGTTCTTGCTTCCGGAAAG GTCATATCTGGTATTGAATCAGCTGTGAGATCAATGAAAGTAGGTGGCATTCGCCGCGTCGTTATCCCTCCCTCACAAGGATATCAGAATACATCTCAAGAACCCATCCCACCTAAT CCAATGGTGAAGGCTCAACCTTGGGGACACTCATATTTGATATGGAGTTGGTCAGTGTGA
- the LOC121802720 gene encoding peptidyl-prolyl cis-trans isomerase FKBP17-1, chloroplastic-like isoform X1 yields MALQSYRFHFAAIRFSPLNVPPNELYATQSPPPPPAARRRAFSLFTITTFLSFSNSNMASWSKPEISDFFELPNSGGVKALDLRMGDDAGETPSSGDTVVIHYYGRLAAKQGWRFDSTYDHKDENGDPLPFQFVLASGKVISGIESAVRSMKVGGIRRVVIPPSQGYQNTSQEPIPPNFFDRHRLFTTIFNPTRLANGEGSTLGTLIFDMELVSVRHQ; encoded by the exons ATGGCGCTTCAATCCTATCGTTTCCATTTTGCCGCCATCCGCTTTTCTCCGCTTAACGTTCCGCCAAACGAATTATACGCCACCCAATccccacctccaccacctgcaGCAAGAAGAAGAGCTTTCTCACTCTTTACAATTACCACGTTTTTGTCCTTCTCCAATTCAAATATGGCTAGCTGGTCCAAACCCGAGATTTCGGACTTCTTCGAGCTTCCAAACTCCGGCGGCGTCAAGGCCCTAGACCTCCGGATGGGTGACGACGCCGGCGAAACTCCATCCTCCGGCGATACG GTCGTGATTCATTACTATGGAAGATTGGCAGCGAAGCAGGGATGGCGATTCGATTCCACTTACGATCATAAAGATGAGAACGGAGATCCCCTTCCTTTTCAATTTGTTCTTGCTTCCGGAAAG GTCATATCTGGTATTGAATCAGCTGTGAGATCAATGAAAGTAGGTGGCATTCGCCGCGTCGTTATCCCTCCCTCACAAGGATATCAGAATACATCTCAAGAACCCATCCCACCTAAT TTTTTCGATAGACACAGATTATTCACTACTATATTCAATCCAACTCGTCTAGCCAATGGTGAAGGCTCAACCTTGGGGACACTCATATTTGATATGGAGTTGGTCAGTGTGAGGCATCAATGA